In the genome of bacterium, one region contains:
- a CDS encoding helix-hairpin-helix domain-containing protein: MRKTMTCILALLITFSCFAAFEETATDARLVGMGGAGVALGDYLSAGMENPALPCFAPVQTAGSGSSIPFGMTDLTAASAQAGYQKDKVGLAAGFVTMGSALYRENTIKTAVSFRPFKQAGFGLGISGYNLSIQRYGSANALGLDLGVIGSPLEDLTMAAAARNINRPRIGSSDEEIAQWLDWGVSYSLLNQLTFAFQLQSQQGYNSQIRFGQEYRHNRHLALRAGFSSQPSSFSFGLGLSAKKFRVDYAVKTHSCLGLGHCLTVSYILKQTAWPEETVPVVSESAPKIPIQSLDINTATAKELEILPGIGAKTAGQIAAFRDSAGAFAFLDDLGSIQGISRRTLENMAPFVNLKFKPEQPAARVNINTADQKALEALPEVGPGTAADILEYRSAHGPFAQIEDLMNVKGIGRKTFEKIRDLITIE, translated from the coding sequence ATGAGAAAAACGATGACCTGCATTCTGGCGCTGCTGATCACCTTCTCCTGCTTTGCCGCTTTTGAGGAGACCGCCACCGATGCCCGTCTGGTAGGCATGGGCGGGGCCGGAGTGGCACTGGGAGACTATCTTTCAGCCGGAATGGAGAACCCGGCCCTGCCGTGCTTTGCCCCGGTCCAGACCGCCGGCAGCGGAAGCTCCATACCGTTCGGGATGACCGACCTGACAGCCGCATCGGCCCAGGCCGGGTATCAAAAAGACAAGGTGGGCCTGGCCGCCGGGTTCGTGACCATGGGCAGCGCCCTGTACCGGGAGAACACCATCAAAACTGCGGTATCATTCAGGCCTTTCAAACAGGCCGGATTTGGACTGGGGATCTCGGGCTACAACCTGTCCATTCAGCGATACGGCTCGGCCAACGCTCTGGGCCTGGATCTGGGAGTCATCGGTTCTCCCCTGGAAGACCTGACCATGGCGGCGGCGGCCAGGAACATCAACCGGCCCCGGATCGGCAGTTCTGATGAAGAGATAGCCCAATGGCTGGATTGGGGGGTCTCATACAGCCTTTTGAACCAATTGACATTCGCTTTCCAACTGCAGAGCCAGCAAGGCTATAATTCACAGATACGGTTCGGCCAGGAGTACCGGCATAACAGGCATCTAGCCTTAAGGGCCGGGTTCTCCAGCCAGCCGTCATCCTTCAGCTTCGGGCTGGGATTGTCCGCAAAAAAGTTCAGGGTGGATTACGCCGTGAAGACCCACAGCTGCCTGGGCCTGGGGCATTGCCTGACGGTCAGCTACATTTTAAAACAAACTGCCTGGCCGGAGGAAACCGTTCCGGTGGTTTCCGAGTCCGCTCCAAAAATTCCGATCCAAAGCCTGGATATCAATACCGCCACTGCTAAAGAGCTGGAGATCCTGCCGGGGATCGGCGCCAAGACAGCGGGGCAGATCGCGGCTTTCCGGGACAGCGCCGGGGCCTTTGCCTTTTTGGACGACCTGGGGAGTATCCAGGGCATCTCCCGTCGCACTTTGGAAAACATGGCGCCTTTCGTCAATCTGAAATTCAAACCGGAACAACCGGCGGCCAGGGTAAACATAAATACGGCGGATCAGAAGGCCCTGGAAGCCCTGCCGGAGGTAGGTCCCGGCACTGCCGCAGACATTCTGGAATACCGAAGCGCTCATGGTCCATTTGCCCAGATCGAGGACCTGATGAATGTCAAGGGCATCGGCCGGAAGACGTTTGAGAAGATCAGGGACCTTATTACCATTGAGTAA
- the ftsZ gene encoding cell division protein FtsZ has protein sequence MLEFEEEVSTGECFIKVVGVGGAGGNAINRMAEAGLKGVDFVAINTDMQVLKKSQAQQTVQIGTKLTRGLGSGGNPEIGRRAFEEDKERITEILKGTDMLFVAAGMGGGTGTGAAPMVAQLARENQVLTVGVVTKPFEWEGRQRLMQAEEGIRELKENVDTLIVIPNQRVLTVVGKQAKLTESFKIIDDILLKAVRGISDLITVPGLVNVDFADVRSVMMERGDALMGVGVAQGENRAILAAQEAIANTLLEGVSISGAKAVLLNISAGDDLTMHEVDEAAKEIRQAAGEGANLIFGTVIDETSNGNITITVIATGLGSPTSKLEKDIPGDNRIDFNQIFRKDNAPKSSFQRKEQTQTVVTKGQVGVVKQDDLEIPTYMRRLMD, from the coding sequence ATGTTGGAATTCGAAGAAGAAGTAAGCACCGGCGAATGCTTCATCAAGGTGGTGGGAGTGGGCGGGGCCGGCGGCAACGCCATCAACCGGATGGCCGAGGCCGGCCTGAAGGGCGTGGATTTCGTGGCGATCAACACCGACATGCAGGTCCTGAAGAAATCCCAGGCCCAACAGACCGTGCAGATAGGCACCAAGCTGACCAGGGGCCTGGGCTCGGGCGGCAACCCCGAGATCGGGCGCCGGGCCTTTGAAGAGGACAAGGAAAGGATCACCGAGATCCTGAAGGGCACCGACATGCTGTTCGTGGCCGCCGGGATGGGCGGAGGCACCGGCACCGGGGCCGCTCCCATGGTGGCCCAGCTGGCCCGGGAGAATCAGGTACTGACCGTGGGCGTGGTCACCAAGCCCTTCGAGTGGGAAGGCCGCCAGCGCCTGATGCAGGCCGAGGAAGGTATCCGGGAGCTGAAGGAGAACGTGGACACCCTGATCGTCATCCCCAACCAGAGGGTGCTGACCGTTGTCGGCAAGCAGGCCAAGCTGACCGAATCCTTCAAGATCATCGACGACATCCTGCTGAAGGCGGTGCGGGGCATCTCCGACCTGATCACCGTTCCCGGCCTGGTCAACGTGGACTTTGCCGACGTCCGTTCGGTGATGATGGAGCGGGGCGACGCGTTGATGGGAGTGGGCGTGGCCCAGGGCGAGAACCGGGCCATCCTGGCCGCCCAGGAAGCCATCGCTAATACCCTGCTGGAGGGCGTCTCCATCAGCGGGGCCAAGGCAGTGCTGCTGAACATCTCGGCCGGCGACGACCTGACCATGCACGAAGTTGACGAGGCCGCCAAGGAGATCCGCCAGGCCGCCGGCGAAGGCGCCAACCTGATCTTCGGTACGGTGATCGACGAAACTTCCAACGGCAACATCACCATCACCGTGATCGCCACCGGACTGGGCAGCCCCACCAGCAAGCTGGAGAAGGACATCCCCGGCGACAACCGGATAGACTTCAACCAGATATTCCGCAAGGACAATGCCCCCAAGTCCAGCTTCCAGCGCAAGGAACAGACCCAGACCGTGGTCACCAAGGGCCAGGTGGGCGTGGTGAAGCAGGACGACCTGGAGATCCCGACCTATATGCGGAGACTGATGGACTGA
- the ftsA gene encoding cell division protein FtsA, which produces MANTIVGLDLGTTKIACIIAEVDRDELKIVGVGTCNSSEGLRRGVVVNLEKTAKAIEKAVSDAEQMAGIKVDSVYAGIAGDHIRSINSRGVIAVARGSQEITQSDVDRVIDAAQAVYVPMDREMLHVIPQGFIVDTQRGIKDPIGMSGVRLEAEVHIVTGAVTSAENIYKSIKRAGLKVNDLVLQPLASSYAVLTPDEKALGVALLDIGGGTTDIALFYEDAICHTAVIGLGGHNLTNDIAIGLKTPYEQAELIKQKYGCATISEVKEDEMIAVSGVAGREERTISRQVLAQIIEPRMEEIFSLAHREIKRAEAGETIGAGIVLTGGSAKMAGATVLAEQVFNQPVRVGEPKGLGGITDLVRDPKYATAVGLVLYGYEKRFKKDGPGIDESHLFESLMGKMKGWFSDLFNG; this is translated from the coding sequence ATGGCGAACACCATAGTGGGGTTGGACCTGGGTACCACTAAAATTGCCTGCATCATTGCCGAAGTGGACCGGGACGAATTGAAGATAGTGGGGGTGGGAACCTGCAACTCCAGCGAAGGCCTGCGCCGGGGGGTGGTGGTCAACCTGGAGAAGACCGCCAAGGCCATCGAAAAGGCGGTCTCCGACGCCGAGCAGATGGCCGGGATCAAGGTGGATTCGGTCTACGCCGGCATTGCCGGGGATCACATCCGCTCCATCAACTCCCGGGGGGTGATCGCGGTGGCCCGGGGCAGCCAGGAGATAACCCAGTCCGACGTGGACCGGGTGATTGACGCGGCCCAGGCGGTCTACGTTCCCATGGACCGGGAGATGCTGCACGTCATTCCCCAGGGCTTTATAGTGGACACCCAGCGGGGGATCAAGGACCCCATCGGGATGTCCGGGGTGCGGCTGGAGGCGGAGGTCCACATCGTGACCGGGGCGGTGACCTCGGCCGAGAACATCTATAAAAGCATCAAGCGGGCCGGGCTCAAGGTCAACGACCTGGTGCTGCAGCCCCTGGCCTCCAGCTACGCGGTGCTGACCCCGGACGAGAAAGCGCTGGGGGTGGCCCTGCTGGACATCGGCGGCGGAACCACCGACATCGCGCTGTTCTACGAGGATGCCATCTGCCATACCGCGGTGATCGGGCTGGGCGGGCACAACCTGACCAATGACATCGCCATCGGCTTGAAGACCCCCTACGAGCAGGCCGAGCTGATCAAGCAGAAATACGGCTGCGCCACCATCAGCGAGGTCAAGGAGGACGAGATGATAGCGGTATCAGGGGTGGCCGGCCGCGAGGAGCGGACCATCTCCCGCCAGGTGCTGGCCCAGATCATAGAGCCCAGGATGGAGGAGATCTTCAGCCTGGCCCACCGCGAGATCAAGCGGGCCGAGGCCGGCGAGACCATCGGAGCCGGGATAGTGCTGACCGGCGGCAGCGCCAAGATGGCCGGGGCCACGGTGCTGGCCGAGCAGGTGTTCAACCAGCCGGTGCGGGTGGGCGAGCCCAAGGGCCTGGGCGGGATCACCGACCTGGTGCGCGACCCCAAATACGCCACGGCGGTGGGGCTGGTGCTTTACGGCTACGAGAAGCGCTTCAAGAAGGACGGTCCGGGAATAGACGAATCCCACCTGTTCGAATCACTGATGGGCAAGATGAAGGGCTGGTTCTCCGACCTGTTCAACGGGTAA